From one Candidatus Poribacteria bacterium genomic stretch:
- a CDS encoding winged helix-turn-helix transcriptional regulator — translation MGEVFKALGDPTRRRIVEMLKERDLTPTEILQQLNVSQPTLSHHLDILKRAGLIEGEREGKFIRYSLNMTVLEMSIEYLMKLIGGEENEDERSIA, via the coding sequence ATAGGTGAGGTGTTCAAAGCGCTGGGCGATCCGACCAGGAGGAGGATAGTGGAGATGCTCAAGGAGAGGGATCTCACGCCGACGGAGATATTACAACAGTTGAATGTCTCCCAGCCGACCCTCTCCCACCATCTCGATATACTGAAGAGAGCCGGGCTCATCGAAGGGGAAAGAGAGGGGAAGTTCATCAGATACTCGTTGAACATGACCGTTCTGGAGATGTCCATCGAATATCTCATGAAGTTGATCGGAGGTGAAGAAAATGAGGATGAGAGAAGTATCGCTTGA